In Leopardus geoffroyi isolate Oge1 chromosome B4, O.geoffroyi_Oge1_pat1.0, whole genome shotgun sequence, the DNA window aaaaataatccacttaaaaatggACAGGAGACACAACACgtcgccagaggcaagggaaacaaaagcaaaaatgaactattgggacctcatcaaaataaaaagcttccacacagtaaaggaaacaatcagcaaaactaaaaggcaaccaacagaatgggagaagatatttgcaaactctacatatcagataaagggttagtatccaaaatctatagagaacttatcaaactctacacccaaaaaacaaataatccagggaagaaatgggcaaaagaaatgaatagacacttctgcaaagaagacatccagatggccagccgacacatgaaaaaatgctcaacatcactcatcatcagggaaatacaaatcaaaaccacaatgagataccacctcacacctgtcagaatggcgaacgttaacaactcaggcaacaacagatgttggcaaggatgcggagaaagagatctcttttgcatcgttggtgggaatgcaagctggtgcagccactctggaaaacagtatggaggttcctcaaaaaactaagaataaaactACCTTACGACtgagcaattgcactattaggtatttatccaagggatacaggtgtgctgtttcgaagggacatgtgcaccccaatgtttatcgcagcaactatcaacaatggccaaagtatggaagaagcccaaatatccatcaatggatgaatggataaagatgtggtgtatgtatatacacaatagagtattagttggcaaccaaaaagaatgaaatcttaccatttgcaactatgtggatggaactagagggtattatgctaagcgaaattagtcaatcagagaaagacaaatatcatatgacttcagccatatgaggactttaagagacaaaacagatgaacataggggaagggaagcaaaaataatataaaaacagggagggggacaaaacagaagagactcaaatatggagaacaaacagagggttacgggaagggttgtggggggggtgctaaatggggaaggggcactaaggaatctactcctgaaatcactgttgcactatatgctaactaacttggacataaattaaaaagtaaataaattttacaaaatggacAGGAGACATAAACAGACGTTTCTCCGAAGAAGACAAACAGGCGgctaacagacacttgaaaagatgctccacatcactcatcatcagggaagcacaaatcaaaaccacaaggaggtaccacctcacgcctgtcagcggctaaaattacaagaaacaacacgtgttggcgaggatgtggagcaagGGACCCTCGAGCGCTGTGGACAGGAACACAAACCGGTGCAGCTgctgaggaaaacagtatggaagttactcaaaaagttaaaacagaaTTACCATGGGACCAAATAATTGCACCACTGGGTAGTTAtccaaagaatgtgaaaacactaACTTCAAAAAGATAGGTGCCACCCCCCTGTTTACCGccgcattatttacaacagccaagatacggaagcagctCAGGTgtccatagatagatgaatggaatatTTCAAGGATGTAATCttaccatctgcaacaacatggatggatctagagggtactatgctaagcgaaaacagagtaagacaaataccataggatttcactcatatggagaatttaagaaatgaaacaaaacaaaaaaagaggcaaacacactcttaaatatagaaaacgagtggttgccagaggggtgacaggtggggggatgggtaaaataggtgaaggcaATTAAGGGTACccttattggggctcctgggtggctcagtcggttaagcgtccgactcttgattttagctcaggtcatggtatcacaattcgtgagatcgagccctgcttcaggctccatgctgacaggagcctgattgggatggtcgctctccctcgctccctacccctcccccactcacacaagcacatgtgcactctctctcttaaaataaataaaataaaatttaaaaaagagtacacttagcatgctgagcactgagtaatgtacagaattgctgaatcactataacactgtatgttaattatactgggatttaaaaaaattttttattaaaaaataaagagaaaagagcgAATCATTGATTTCTTTGGAGTTCCCTTTAGTTCTGAAGGGGAGAGGAATAGGAACAAGGCTGGAAAAGTAGGTTGGTGCGGGACTGTGGAGGTCCTCAAAGACAAGTACATGGATGGGGACTGCGTTCTCAGGCCAGGAAGGCAACCAGGACATCCTGTTATCTGCAGCCCCAGACTGGCTATTCCGTAATTCTGGTGCCCCAATTTCCCTATAGCTATAATCATAATTAATCAATTACCAGAGCCACGTTGCACATTCAGGATGGTAGATGGAGGCACGGCGTTCAGCCAACAACAATAAGGTGTCGGCACTCTGTCAAAGTCCCCCTGTCTCTGGGTGTTGGAGACCAAGATGGCAGCATACCAGGGCAGTGAGGTCTGTTTCCTATTCTTGGTGGATTCCTATTCTTGGTTCACACTGGGAGTGAGTGGCCTTGAAGGAGAAACTTCTGTTCCTAGAATTTAGAGGAGTGCACACACCTTCCCTTTAGGCCCTACTGAGACCACTAGCTCTTGGCCTGACCCCTCCTTGGCTGTGAGCACTTGAGGAGAAGGTTCTGTCTCCCAATGCTGAGTAGAGTACCCTGTCCACTGTGAGTTCTGGATAGATGTTTGAATGGAtacatcaatggatgaatacGGCAGAGAGAAAAGCTCTAAGGTAGTAAATGCAAATACCCACATATTTGGGCTCCAAATGATATAATCCAGAGTCACACAACTTTAGGCACAAAAGCAAACATACTAATGTAACAAAAGCCCAGGAATTAGGGCATCTGGATTCAGGAGTGTGTGGACCTAGGTATTCAGGTGACGTCCCTGGGAATACATCCTTCTGTCTTCCTGCTCATCTTTCCTTTGAGCCCTTCGTTCCCAGTCTAGCTGTTGCTGCACAGtggccctcctccctgtcccaaGGCCCCAGGCTGCCATTCTCACAGCTCAGTTGcttgagaggaaaaagaacaggGAATGGAGGAAAGCGGGTTCCCGGGGCAAAATCAAGACCCTGGTACCAGAAGAAGCACAAAGCAACAGATGTTCACAACGATACGATAGGCTTGGAGAGAAATTGGATCCCCTTTAAAGTAGATCAGACaagaggcgcttgggtggctcagtcagttaagcgtccaactcttgatttcagctcaggtcatcatctcacagttcatgagctccagccccgtggcaggctctgtgctgacaccgcagggtctgcttgggattctctctccctctctctctctgcccctgcccccccccccccccacacacacacacacgtgtgcctgGGGTCTCGCAAGGTAAACAACCTTAACAGAAATAAAGTAGATCCGTCAGATGTCAGACCCTTCATGCTTCAATCAAGAAGATGGGGAGTACTGGACCTCCGAGTAGAGTGGAAAGCGGGTGGCCTTGGTTGCCAGGAAGACCTGGGTCTGAATCTGAGGTCTGTCGCTTCCCCACCATGTGATCTCACTCTAgtaacttcacctctctgagcctcggttcccTCGTTCTTTCCAGCTGGATTATCAGCTCCAAAGGGCAGTTTCCCCACTGTAGCTTTTGACTGCGTCCCCATTGCTGGCAGCATTCTACCTGGCACAGTGGTGGGTACTTGACACTATTAAATCGATGTCATTTCAAGATGGTTGTACAGAGGGGGGGGAAATGGCCAATGTGAGGCTCTGGTAAAATGCCAGGCACGTAGAGGGTGATGGGTAGGTCACAGAGGTGACCATTACTATCGGTCTAGGAAGGAAATACCGGGGAACAAAGAACAGGAAGAGTGGAGGCAGCTGGTGGGGGATTAGGAAGGAAGACGGGCCGGTCAGGTGGTCAGCCGGCCATCTTGGTGGCCGGCGCCGGCCATCTTGGTGGCTGTGGCCAAGTGGCAACATCCCGTGCCAGCACtgatttctcctctccctcccccctttgtGTCCCCTCTGCAGCTGGAGCTCTCGAACACCGCCGTCCTGCACCAGATGAGGCGGGACCAGGTCACAGACACCTGCCGGGCCAACAGCGCCGTGAGCCGGAAGCGGCGGGTGCTGACCCCCAACGACCTGAAGCACCTGGTGGTGGACGAGGACCACGAGCTCATCTACTGCTACGTGCCCAAGGTGGCGTGCACCAACTGGAAGCGGCTCATGATGGTGCTGAGCGGCCGCGGCAAGTACAGCGACCCCATGGAGATCCCGGCCAACGAGGCTCACGTGGCGGCCAACCTCAAGACCCTGAACCAGTACAGCATCCCCGAGATCAACCACCGCTTGAAAAGCTACATGAAGTTCCTGTTCGTGCGGGAGCCCTTCGAGCGGCTGGTGTCGGCCTACCGGAACAAGTTCACGCAGAAGTACAACACGTCCTTCCACAAGCGCTACGGCACCAAGATCATCCGGCGCCAGCGGAAGAACGCCACCCAGGAGGCGCTGCGCAGGGGCGACGACGTCAGGTTCGAGGAGTTCGTGGCCTATCTCATCGACCCGCACACGCAGCGCGAGGAGCCCTTCAACGAGCACTGGCAGACCGTGCACTCGCTGTGCCACCCATGCCACATCCGCTACGACCTCGTGGGCAAGTACGAGACGCTGGAGGAGGATTCCAACTACGTGCTGCGGCTGGCGGGGGTGGGCAGCTACCTCAAGTTCCCCACCTACGCCAAGTCTACGAGAACTACTGACGAAATGACCACGGAGTTCTTCCAGAACATCAGCTCCGAGCACCAAACGCAGCTGTACGAAGTCTACAAACTcgattttttaatgttcaattaCTCAGTGCCAAGCTACCTGAAATTGGAAtaaagggggtgggagagggagagagtcgtgctttttaatttaagatttttatttgtcaaaagAATTATATGGATATTGGgttattttgtaaattaatatttctttggGAATGATGCTGCGAGCAGCATGGtgagaattatttaaaatccTTAGTAGGGAAGGACGGCTGTCTTTGCAGGGGGATGGGATGGGTGTCCTTGGTTTTAGACGGGAATACTGCAACGCTGTCTCAAAGGTTTCCTTGTGCTCTGGTGAATTCCATGAATTGTGCATCCCGTAAATtctaattaatattatttatcgTTATTTAAACGTGGTCTCTGTAGAGATTTCTTTTTGTGGCAGCAAGATTCTGATGTCTTCGCGGAAGAAATGTGTGTGTTGTTCTGTGCTTGCTGCAGCTCACGTGGGGGCAcgaatgcccccccccccttgctaaGCGCTCGCGGAGTCAGCTGTGTGATAACACCCACCGCGAGGCCCATCGTgccgccatcttgaaattctgTGAGAGATCAATAGAAATAGGCACCTTTGCAAGGGACTAATTCTGGATAGATTCCGAacaacccaggagccccctggcactaaggaaaaaaaaaaaaaaatgtgattttgtttttgtttttaacccaaGGAGAAGAACtgattgtagttttgttttttcctttccttttcaccaGAAATAGCAGTTTGTTAGGATAGGCTTTTCTACAGAAACTTTTAACTGGCGGTGCCAGTTGTGGTGGTGAAGTGGCTGTTGCTTTAtagtcaacaagtatttattgagcaactactatgtgctCTGCCTAAGTTTAGGCCCCGAGGATGGAGCATTGAACAAGACTGATAGTCTTGGCCCTCAAAAAGCTTTATGTGAACGCAGTACCCAGCTCAGCAATTAGCAATCCCCCGATATTCATGGACTTACCATGAGGTTTGGGCTGTTTTGAACAACCCCAGAATGTCCGTGACCCCTACAGATTGGCCTTTCTCTCTGGCCCAGATTTGAAACACGCTTAGAACAGGCCACTTCAGCTGATGAGTAATCCAAGTTCACTGCCCAACACAAGAGATGACAAAGATCCTGTGTCCACTCCGACGTATCCGTAGCGTCTGGCTTTAAGCCCCGGAACAAATTTGCCAGGCGTAGCACAGGAGGGTGCTGTGGCTGGTTAGTGATGTCCTGCCTTGGGCGAGGGAAGGGGAACATTCGCCAAGTGCCTGTCGCGTCAGTCCCACGTCCACATCTCCGGGTGGAAGCGTTCTCTCTTCTTGGCCACGGGCGAGAGTGCGGTGACGTGGCAGGCCTTGGCCATGTGGGATCCGCAGAGGCCCGGCGTGTCTCCCTCATAGAGATCCGAGGCAGGCCGTTCGTACACATAGGCCCAAGTCCTCCAGAGGCAGAGACCATCAACACCTTTGCGGCCACCGTGCATGAGCAGCAAGGACAGCCTTCCGTGACGGCAACCCACGTCCCCATTCCTCTGGAAGTCCGGATACGGTCCGCTTCCTGTTCCTTGCTAATGCGCATCTGCGCACGCTTCTCATTTCCAGCCATTTCGATGCCTTGGTTGAAGTTTGAGCCACATCCCTCGTAGAGCTAGGGTGTGAGTTGGTAGCAGCTCctgtatataataataataattatagttcTAATAATAGGGGGTCGGGTGGGATGGGTGTggggtttgctttttgtttttgatgcagtATATAGCGAAGGGGTGAGACTATTctaaacaagcaaaaaatgaataatttattcacAGAAGCGATTCAAATTGTAAAGCTCACAGCCGACTCAGCCACAGCTGCCACGTCTCACCGAGAATATTATTTTGTTGAATGTGAGTGAGGTGTGCACTGGAGAGGGTGGCCAAggctttttataaaatgttctgtACCTTCTTCCAAGCTCTCTCCCCTTGGAGAACGGCACAGCAACTGTGTCCTCCACGGATAGAGATGTTAGGCAGTATGTTTTACTGAACAAGAGTGACAGACCTCAACTGTCCCTGGAGTTGGGAGTTTGGGTCCTGTTTCCAATCGGGGACCCTGTCCTCAGAAACAGAGCTTCTGCTAATGACACGTTGTCCAGCGTTTCCTGATATGTGCCCCACAGAACAAAGCTTCTAGGGGGTGTAAAGTTAGTGTGATgccacaaaggggaaaaaatgcgtTTTGGGGGTCACATACCCTTGGGAAACAAAGTTAAGTCAATTTCCTTTCTACAGGACTTTTCAGAGCCTGGATGTGTGTTGTGCGTTGTGAATCCCCCAACGCATCATTGAGTTGGTAGCATTTTCTGAACTTTTGTGATCAGGTTACTCTGTTTCGGACATCTCACAGAGATGCTGCACAGAAGATACTCTGGTTAGGTTGATTTAGCAGATCTGAGGTCTTCAAGGATAAAACTACTTCCCTGAcccttctcaaaaacaaaacaatagaacacCAGTCTCCATCTGGTTTATAACAACAGAGGTACTttatcaaatgaatgaaacttTTATGTCAGTGCAATGGTTTTAATCCTGGATTCTACCCTGGGCGATGATTCCATCCCTGCCAAAAGGGAGCAGGGCATTGTCTTGGGTGGTGTGGACacagaaagggggggaggggtggcatcAGGCCACAGAGTGGTCCCCTTACTCCTCAAGCCTTAGGTTGCTCAATGCAAGCAGAGTGGGCTCAACCCTTGACAAGTACTTCTTCGATTCCAGAGTTTAGAATTGCTCACCGTGTGCTTTTTCGGTTTTTCCAATGGAAATTCACGTAAATCTCCCAAGTTTTGTGTGCCTGCCACTATGTTTGTTGGGTTGCGTGAGCTTGCTCGTGCCGTGTGCAGAGTACCGCCTTTCACCATCTTCTCTCAAGTGAGAAGGACTGTCCTCCAAGGGACAGTGTCGTTCTGCAACGAGGGACTTTTCCCCTTGTGTTTTATGTTCACACTTTACTTTCTAATGgcataaaaactttttaagaaattgaatcaaCTGTTCTGCAGAATATAGAAAGTATTCTGTGTCCTTGGTGTAAAAGAATCCATGGGTAAAAATGTGCCTGGGAAGCAAAAGcttgtgttttggggttttttttttgttttgttttgtttttttgtttttttaaggaaaactgtTTGAAAACGCTTTTCATTGCATGCTTAGCTGGAGAAAAGTACAG includes these proteins:
- the CHST11 gene encoding carbohydrate sulfotransferase 11 isoform X3, whose protein sequence is MRRNPFGVDICCRKGSRSPLQELYNPTQLELSNTAVLHQMRRDQVTDTCRANSAVSRKRRVLTPNDLKHLVVDEDHELIYCYVPKVACTNWKRLMMVLSGRGKYSDPMEIPANEAHVAANLKTLNQYSIPEINHRLKSYMKFLFVREPFERLVSAYRNKFTQKYNTSFHKRYGTKIIRRQRKNATQEALRRGDDVRFEEFVAYLIDPHTQREEPFNEHWQTVHSLCHPCHIRYDLVGKYETLEEDSNYVLRLAGVGSYLKFPTYAKSTRTTDEMTTEFFQNISSEHQTQLYEVYKLDFLMFNYSVPSYLKLE
- the CHST11 gene encoding carbohydrate sulfotransferase 11 isoform X1; amino-acid sequence: MKPALLEVMRMNRICRMVLATCLGSFILVIFYFQSMLHPVMRRNPFGVDICCRKGSRSPLQELYNPTQLELSNTAVLHQMRRDQVTDTCRANSAVSRKRRVLTPNDLKHLVVDEDHELIYCYVPKVACTNWKRLMMVLSGRGKYSDPMEIPANEAHVAANLKTLNQYSIPEINHRLKSYMKFLFVREPFERLVSAYRNKFTQKYNTSFHKRYGTKIIRRQRKNATQEALRRGDDVRFEEFVAYLIDPHTQREEPFNEHWQTVHSLCHPCHIRYDLVGKYETLEEDSNYVLRLAGVGSYLKFPTYAKSTRTTDEMTTEFFQNISSEHQTQLYEVYKLDFLMFNYSVPSYLKLE
- the CHST11 gene encoding carbohydrate sulfotransferase 11 isoform X2, yielding MKPALLEVMRMNRICRMVLATCLGSFILVIFYFQIMRRNPFGVDICCRKGSRSPLQELYNPTQLELSNTAVLHQMRRDQVTDTCRANSAVSRKRRVLTPNDLKHLVVDEDHELIYCYVPKVACTNWKRLMMVLSGRGKYSDPMEIPANEAHVAANLKTLNQYSIPEINHRLKSYMKFLFVREPFERLVSAYRNKFTQKYNTSFHKRYGTKIIRRQRKNATQEALRRGDDVRFEEFVAYLIDPHTQREEPFNEHWQTVHSLCHPCHIRYDLVGKYETLEEDSNYVLRLAGVGSYLKFPTYAKSTRTTDEMTTEFFQNISSEHQTQLYEVYKLDFLMFNYSVPSYLKLE